In Sphaeramia orbicularis chromosome 12, fSphaOr1.1, whole genome shotgun sequence, the following proteins share a genomic window:
- the LOC115430104 gene encoding protein NLRC3-like, with amino-acid sequence MSADGSELLPPQPSTPDVFPGSIRDHSPLDLILDPVVCPSGVTSPYFYHQSFPQRRKFDENICTFVKNQLKKFQQVLSPDYPECLESPSDEDEEQRRSSEAFLQITLNFLRRLKQEELAERLHRRSRSGVQQRKLKRNLQQKFECVFEGIAKAGNPKTLLNQIYTELYITEGGATEVNQDHEVRQIETASRNPHRPPTTITCKDIFKTPADRHQPIRTVLTKGVAGIGKTVSTQKFSLDWAEDKANQDIHFIFPFTFRELNVLKQKKFSLVELVHHFFTETKEAGIWIFADHQVVFILDGLDECRPPLDFNNTQILTDVTESSSVDVLLMNLIRGNLLPSARLWITTRPAAANQIPAQCVDMVTEVRGFTDPQKEEYFRKRFTDEEQTNTIISHIQRSRSVHIMCHIPVFCWITARVLEDVLKSKDTRQLPKTLTEMYIHFLVVQAKLKNVKYDGRSETDPHWSPETRKMIESLGKLAFEQLKKGNLIFYESDLTECGIDISSASVYSGVFTEVFKEERGLYQDKRFCFIHLSVQEFLAALHVHQTFTSTGVNLLSEQQTSVWSKLSKVKSAQLYQTAVDQALQSPNGHLDLFLRFLLGLSLQTNQSLLHGLVKPTGSSSKTNQKTVEYIKKKISENVSAERSINLFHCLNELEDGSLVDQIQQYLRSGRLSTEQLSPAQWSALAFILLSSEKDLDVFDLKEYCGSEEVLLRLLPVVKASNKALLSGCNLSDRSCEALSSVLRSQSCSLTHLDLSNNDLKDSGVKILSDGLKSPGCRLDTLRLSGCNLSDRSCEALSSVLRSQSCSLTHLDLSDNDLKDSGVKILSDGLKSPGCRLDTLRLDPAGVRRLTPGPRKYFCELTLDPNTAHRELKLSENNKKVERVKEVQSYPDHQDRFEYWQQVMCSTGLTGRCYWEVQWSGWVEISVTYRGIRRKGNSRDSWFGRNDQSWSLWCDGGGYRVCHKNKQLCSSSSSSSSSSSSSSSSSSSSSSSSGTVSVYVDCPAGSVSFYRVSSDKLIHLHTFKTTFTEPLFAGFGLWSGTSVCLCDV; translated from the exons ATGTCAGCTGACGGATCAGAGCTCCTCCCACCGCAGCCGTCCACTCCTGATGTCTTTCCAG GATCCATCAGAGACCACAGTCCtctggacctgatcctggacccAGTTGTGTGTCCTTCAGGAGTGACCAGTCCATATTTTTACCACCAGTCTTTTCCACAGAGacgtaagtttgat gagaacatctgcacttttgtcaagaaccaactgaagaagttccagcaggttctgagtccagattacccagaatgcttagagagtccgagtgatgaggatgaagagcagaggaggagctccgAGGCTTTTCTgcagatcacactgaacttcctgaggaggctgaagcaggaggagctggctgagcgtctgcaccgca gaagtcggtctggagttcagcagcggaaactgaaacgtaacctgcagcagaagtttgagtgtgtgtttgagggcatcgctaaagcaggaaaccccaaaaccctcctgaaccagatctacacagagctctacatcacagagggaggggctacagaggtcaaccaggaccatgaggtcagacagattgaaacagcatccaggaacccacacagaccaccaacaaccatcacatgtaaagacatctttaaaacaccagctgacagacatcagccaatcagaacggtgctgacaaagggcgtggccggcatcgggaaaacagtgtccacacagaagttcagtctggactgggctgaagacaaagccaaccaggacatccacttcatatttccattcaccttcagagagctgaatgtgctgaaacagaagaagttcagcttggtggaactggttcatcacttcttcactgaaaccaaagaagcaggaatctggatctttgcagaccaccaggtggtgttcatcttagacggtctggatgagtgtcgacctcctctggacttcaacaacactcagatcctgactgatgtgacagagtccagctcagtggatgtgctgctgatgaacctcatcagggggaacctgcttccctctgctcgcctctggataaccacacgacctgcagcagccaatcagatccctgctcagtgtgtggacatggtgacagaggtcagagggttcactgacccacagaaagaggagtacttcaggaagaggttcacagatgaagaacagaccaacacaatcatctcccacatccagAGGTcccgaagcgtccacatcatgtgtcacatcccagtcttctgctggatcactgctagagttctggaggacgtgttgaagagCAAAGACActagacaactgcccaagaccctgactgagatgtacatccacttcctggtggttcaggccaaactgaagaatgtcaagtatgatggaagatctgagacagatccacactggagtccagagaccaggaagatgattgagtctctgggaaaactggcctttgagcagctgaagaaaggaaacctgatcttctatgaatccgacctgacagagtgtggcatcgatatcagctcagcctcagtgtactcaggagtgttcacagaggtcttcaaagaggagagaggactgtaccaggacaagaggttctgcttcatccatctgagtgtccaggagtttctggctgctcttcatgtccatcagaccttcaccagCACTGgggtcaatctgctgtcagaacaACAAACATCTGTTTGGTCTAAACTATCAAAGGTCAAATCTGCCCAGttgtaccagaccgctgtggaccaggccttacagagtccaaatggacacctggacctgttcctgcgcttcctcctgggtctatcactgcagaccaatcagagtctcctacacGGTCTGGTCaaaccaacaggaagcagctcaaagaccaaccagaaaactgtagagtacatcaagaagaagatcagtgagaatgtgtctgcagagagaagcatcaacctgttccactgtctgaatgaactggaggatggatctctggtggatcagatccaacagtacctgagatcaggacgtctgtccacagaacaactgtctcctgctcagtggtcagctctggccttcatcttactgtcatcagaaaaagacctggatgtgtttgacctgaaggaatactgtggttcagaggaggttcttctgaggctgctgccagtggtcaaagcctccaacaaagctct actcagcggctgtaacctgtcagacagaagctgtgaagctctgtcctcagttctcagatcccagtcctgtagtctgacacatctggatctaagcaacaatgacctgaaggattcaggagtgaagatcctgtcagatggactgaagagtccaggatgcagactggacactctcag actcagtggctgtaacctgtcagacagaagctgtgaagctctgtcctcagttctcagatcccagtcgtgtagtctgacacatctggatctaagcgacaatgacctgaaggattcaggagtgaagatcctgtcagatggactgaagagtccaggatgcagactggacactctcag gttggatcctGCTGGAGTCCGAAGGTTGACACCAGGTCCAAGGAAGT atttctgtgaactcaccctggatccaaacacagcgcacagagaactgaaactgtctgaaaacaacaagaaggtggaacgagtgaaggaggttcagtcatatcctgatcatcaggacagatttgagtacTGGCAACAggtgatgtgttcaactggtctgactggtcgctgttactgggaggtccagtggagtggatgGGTTGAaatatcagtgacttacagaggaatcagaaggaaaggaaacaGTAGAGACAGTTGGTTTGGaagaaatgatcagtcctggagtctgtggTGTGATGGAGGTGGATACAGGGTCTgtcataaaaacaa ACAGTTGTGT tcctcctcctcctcctcctcctcctcctcctcctcctcctcctcctcctcctcctcctcctcctcctcctctggtacagtatcagtgtatgtggactgtcctgctggatctgtgtccttctacagagtctcctctgacaaactgatccacctccacaccttcaaaaccacattcactgaaccactgtttgcagGATTTGGACTGTGGTCTGGaacctcagtgtgtttgtgtgatgtgtag